Proteins from one Setaria italica strain Yugu1 chromosome V, Setaria_italica_v2.0, whole genome shotgun sequence genomic window:
- the LOC101784072 gene encoding uncharacterized protein LOC101784072, which produces MESWEDEVRRFMLEEEEEDDELFLVMVPALQQCLYEEKRSEHTSTMPGAKKVIQILEGHENWCKVEFRMEPEIFRVIANYLRVENLLRDTRGVRVEEQLGMFMFMLSHNASTDRLKKEFQHSGETIHRKITEFFDIIPALTHIFLKLPNVSHTDVKIASDSRFMPFF; this is translated from the coding sequence atggaatcttgggaggatgaagttaggagattcatgctagaggaggaagaagaggatgacgaaCTATTCCTAGTTATGGTTCCCGCTCTTCAACAGTGTTTATATGAGGAGAAAAGGTCGGAGCATACCTCAACTATGCCTGGTGCTAAAAAGGTCATACAAATCTTGGAAGGCCACGAAAATTGGTGCAAAGTTGAGTTCAGAATGGAACCTGAGATATTTAGAGTTATAGCAAATTATCTTAGAGTGGAGAACTTATTACGTGACACCCGTGGTGTTAGAGTTGAGGAGCAGCTAGGAATGTTTATGTTCATGCTCTCTCATAATGCAAGCACCGATAGGCTAAAAAAAGAATTCCAACATAGTGGTGAGACAATTCATAGGAAAATAACAGAGTTCTTCGATATAATTCCAGCATTGACTCATATATTCTTGAAGCTCCCAAATGTGAGTCATACAGATGTGAAGATTGCATCAGACTCTCGCTTTATGCCTTTCTTCTAG